One genomic segment of Rubripirellula amarantea includes these proteins:
- a CDS encoding DUF58 domain-containing protein, with translation MGSHFVFVGTFAMLGGALRGFNLLLILAGIVAGTLIMHWRWSRRSVESISIRRRLPSEAFAGVPFRVRYRLRNHSRFMPAWMIRVSDEISHVGGTDTTTATCAVGVISASTTTLPHYDATITARGLYTFGPMSISTTFPFSLFHSRQVVSFEQQFCVFPALLSLKGSWQRQLISRSGGTTTTAKRSGQSEGEFFGLREWQTGDSPKWIHWRTTARLDQPAVRQFEQQRRFDMCILVDAYQQRKVKHQTSPNSVAVERAISLAATLLVRLVGSPSNRMILAVAGTEASAIVGGGSNMGKRRMLETLSCLSSSPTPELCKAIELASDLVGKAQDLIVISPRSLKEATESNSNLQEIIAPWVRRGSFRWIDTSDKDLNRWVSTEKPNASLYGHMPTAAEVHRFDGELSSPNAAPTIAPTTNSTASSIASSKS, from the coding sequence ATGGGCTCACACTTTGTGTTTGTGGGTACCTTTGCAATGCTTGGGGGTGCGCTGCGAGGATTCAACCTGCTGCTGATATTGGCCGGTATTGTCGCGGGAACTTTGATCATGCATTGGCGGTGGTCAAGGCGATCCGTTGAGTCCATCTCGATTCGACGGCGATTGCCCTCGGAAGCGTTTGCCGGCGTTCCTTTTCGAGTGCGTTATCGCCTTCGCAACCACAGCCGATTCATGCCAGCCTGGATGATTCGCGTCAGCGATGAAATCTCTCACGTCGGCGGCACGGACACTACGACCGCGACATGCGCTGTCGGTGTGATCTCTGCCTCCACCACCACGCTGCCTCACTACGATGCAACGATCACGGCGCGTGGGTTGTACACGTTTGGCCCCATGAGTATTTCGACAACGTTTCCCTTTTCGTTGTTTCATTCTCGTCAAGTCGTTAGCTTTGAACAGCAGTTTTGCGTCTTCCCGGCTCTACTTTCACTCAAGGGTTCCTGGCAACGCCAATTGATTTCTCGATCGGGCGGAACCACAACAACTGCTAAACGCAGTGGTCAATCCGAAGGCGAATTCTTTGGTCTAAGGGAGTGGCAAACCGGCGATAGCCCCAAATGGATTCACTGGCGCACCACCGCTCGCTTGGATCAACCGGCCGTGCGGCAATTCGAACAGCAGCGACGTTTCGATATGTGCATTTTGGTGGATGCGTACCAGCAACGCAAAGTCAAACATCAAACCTCGCCAAACTCGGTAGCCGTCGAACGTGCGATAAGTCTTGCGGCAACGTTGCTGGTTCGCCTCGTCGGTTCACCATCCAACCGAATGATCTTGGCGGTTGCGGGCACCGAAGCGTCTGCGATTGTTGGAGGAGGAAGCAATATGGGAAAGCGGCGCATGCTCGAGACGCTTTCCTGTCTGAGTTCGTCACCGACGCCTGAACTTTGCAAAGCGATTGAATTGGCCAGCGACTTGGTTGGCAAGGCTCAGGACTTGATTGTGATCAGCCCCCGATCCTTAAAAGAGGCAACCGAAAGTAATTCGAACCTTCAAGAGATAATTGCACCTTGGGTGCGACGCGGATCCTTTCGCTGGATTGACACGAGTGACAAAGATCTCAACCGCTGGGTTTCGACTGAAAAGCCAAATGCGTCGTTATACGGCCACATGCCAACTGCCGCAGAAGTTCATCGGTTCGACGGTGAGCTTTCTTCACCCAACGCGGCCCCAACAATAGCCCCAACGACAAACTCGACAGCAAGCTCGATCGCGAGTTCGAAATCATGA